AACAAAAGCGGACATTCATTTGAAAAGGTGAACTTGTCCCTTTTTTTGTATTAAAGGAAAAAATAAAGAGGTGATCAGATGGAGAATTATTTAGCAGTTGGTAAGATCGTTAATACTCAAGGGTTAAAGGGCGAAGTTCGCGTAATCTCAGTGACAGACTTCGCTAATGAACGCTATAAAAAAGGTTCGTTATTGACTATTTTTCAAGATGGTAAGGAAACTGGTAAAGTAACCGTTAAGAGCCACCGCAAGCACAAAAACTTTGATTTACTAACATTTGAAAACCATCCGCGCATCGAAGATGTTGAAATCTATAAAGGATCTGAACTAAAAGTTTCTAAAGAACACATCCAAGAGCTTGAAGGGGAAGACTATTACTACCATCAAATTATTGGCCTATCGGTTGTGACTGATGAAGGCGAAGAGCTAGGCGAAATTAAAGAAATTCTGTCACCTGGAGCCAATGATGTTTGGGTTGTCAAAGGTAAGGCGAAAAAAGACATTCTACTCCCTTACATTGATGATGTTGTTAAAGAAGTTAACTTAGAAGAAGGACGCGTAGTGGTTAGCATTATGGAAGGACTGTTAGATTAATGAGAATTGATATTTTAACCCTCTTTCCTACTATGTTTGAAGGACCACTAAGCGAATCGATTATTGGAAAAGCCATTGAAAAGGACTTGCTTTCGATTGAAACGACAAACTTTCGTGATTTTTCTGATAATAAACACAATATGGTGGATGACTATCCCTTTGGTGGCGGAGCAGGTATGCTGCTTAAAGCACAACCGATTGTAGATAGTATTGATGCTATTAAAGAGGCTTACCCTGAGACGAAAAAAAGAATTATTCTGATGGATCCAGCTGGGCAAACCTACAACCAAGCTTTAGCAGAGGAACTGGCGCAAGAAGAGCACTTAGTATTTATTTGTGGCCATTATGAAGGTTTTGACGAACGGATTAAAGCACATGTGACTGATGAAATTTCAATCGGTGACTTTATTCTAACGGGTGGCGAACTTGGTGCGATGGTCATTGTTGATAGTGTGGTTCGCTTATTGCCAGAAGCATTGGGTAATACGCTATCCAATCAAACCGATTCATTCTCAACAGGTTTATTGGAACACCCACAATACACGCGTCCTCGCGATTTTAGAGGCGATGAAGTACCCGAAGTGTTATTCAGTGGGAACCATGCTAAGATTGCTGAATGGCAAGAAAAAGCATCCTTACGCAAGACATTAGAGAGACGCCCTGACTTGTTGGAAGAGATTATACTAACGAAACAACAGGAAAAATGGCTACAAGAAATTAAAGCAGAAATGGATCAGCTATAAAGAAAAAATACTTTACAGCTATTCGAAACTATGTTAAACTCTTACGAGTGAGTAGGAAACTACTCGAGATAACGATATTCCGCTGATAGAAGAAATCTATGCATGAATGTTTGTTGGAAGGAGAAAAAGAAATGAACTTAATCGAATCAATTACACAAGAACAATTACGTAATGATATTCCTGATTTCCGTCCTGGAGACACTGTTCGTGTTCACGCACGCGTTGTTGAAGGAACTAGAGAACGTATTCAGTTGTTCGAAGGCGTTGTTATCAAACGTCGTGGACAAGGAATCAGCGAAACTTACACTGTTCGTAAAATGTCTAACGGTGTTGGGGTTGAACGTACATTCCCAATCCACACTCCACGTGTAGCACAAATCGAAGTTGTTCGTCACGGTAAAGTACGTCGTGCGAAACTATACTACTTGCGTGCATTACACGGAAAAGCTGCTCGTATCGCAGAACGTCGTCGTTAAGATTAACTCTTTCGATAAACGTGAACCCAGTCATTATGGCTGGGTTCTTTTTGTTATTTGGCAAATGTTTAGACTTCCTATAGAATAGATTATAATGAAGGCTTACAAATAAAGTGAGGGATTAGCATGTTAACGAAAGAAGAGCTACCAAGCTGTCCAGTTGCTAAAACAGTGGAATTGATTGGTAATAAATGGAAGCTGCTTATTTTAAGAGAGTTATTAAAAGAAACGAAACGATTTGGTGAACTCCATAAAGCAGTGGAAGGTATCAGCCAAAAGGTCCTAACAGACAATTTGAAAAAGATGGAAGCTGACGGTATTGTAGAACGAATTGTCTATCCGGAAGTTCCGCCTCGTGTTGAATATAAGTTAACGACATTAGGTGAGTCTTTAAGAATGATTATTGATGAAATGAATCGCTGGGGTGAAACCTACTTAAAAGAAATAAAATAAACGTTCTCCTTGAGGTGACCCATTACTTACTTGTAAGTAAGTAGCTAATCATAAAGTTCGTACTTCCTTTTAGTAAGTAGATAGATTAAAGTATATCTATAGACAACAGCTGAACGAAAGCTGAATACAGATAAAAGAGGAGAATGGATAATGACAGCTATTACAATTTTTGGAAAAGGTAACATGGGAACAGTTATTGGACAAAACTTTGAGGACGCAGGTAACCAAGTTAATTTTATTAATTCAAATTCAGAAGTCGACCAAATCGGAGACATTGTTGTTTTTGCAGTACCTTATGGAGCAGTTGAGGGCATTATTTCTAAAAACAAAGACAAATTTGCTGGCAAAATTATTATTGATATTACTAACCCGGTTGATTTTGAAACATTCGATGGTTTAGTTGTTGATGCAGATAGTTCAGCTGCGCAAGTTATTGCAACAGCACTACCAGAAGCAGCAGTTGTAAAAGGATTTAATACAAACTTTGGTGGAACGCTAGCGGCTAAAAAAGTCGCTGACAGCCATCAAACAACAGTTTTACTTGCTTCAGATGATGCTGAAGCAAAAGAAACAGTCACAAAAGCACTAGAAGGAAGCTGCCTAGCTGTTATTGATGCAGGAGCATTAAAACGTGCGCGTGAATTAGAAGCGATTGGTTTCCTACAAATCTCTCTAGCTGCAGCAGAAAAAATCAGCTGGACTGGCGGATTTGGTGTCTTTAAATAATAAATTTTGAAGAGTTAGATTGTAAAATCTAGCTTTTTTTTATTTTCAACTAGGCACCGTTTTCATTTATGTTATACTGAAGGGAGTAAGTTTGAGAGGGGAAACTGTTGTGCAGATTTTAGATGAACTAGATAAATTATTCGCAGAGAAAAAATTACCATTAAAGAAACAAGAAATTGTTAATAACCAAACTTTATATCAAGGATCATTTATGGCAGGTCCGGGTAAAAAAGTACCATTTGGTATTGTTGTCATTAATGGCGAAGATGTTGTTGATTTCCAGATTACCTTTAAACAAATCGCTTATTTAACAAACTACAGCGACAAAACGCAACTATTAGAGGTTCTAAACGAGTTAAACTTAACGAAAGCTTTCTACTATAAAGTATGCTTAGCTAATGACGGCGAAGTTTTAATGAAGACAATGGCGAAAACAACTGAAGATGTTCGTCCGCTTTATGAAATGCTCGTTGTAGGATCAAATGTCGTGAAGCACGTTTTAGAAGAAGTTGAAAAAATTACAGGCCCAGCCGAATAAGAGGAGCTGAATCAGGTGGATGATAAACTAACACTCTACTATGAGTCAGATAGAATGACATTAACTGGCAGCCAAGAAGATTGGACGCTTAAAAGAGACAAAGGTTACTCACCTGTTCAAAGCCTCGTTGCTGCAGCAGCAGCTTGCGGTGCTTATGTATACCAAGAAGTTCTCGAGAATTCTAAGGTAGCATTTGAATTTGAAAAAGTGATCGCTTCTTATACAAGAGATACAGAAGACCGAGTAGGCCCAATTGATAGTATTAGCCTCACGTTTTATTTGAAGGTTACTGAAGACCAACAAGATAAAGCTATTCGCTGTCTGAAGCTTGTATCAAGAAATTGTCCGGTGATTCAATCGTTGGATCCAAAAATAAAAGTTATAGAAACAGCCGAATTTATATAATGAACAGCTTGTAGGAAATTCATCCTACAAGCTGTTTTTTATTTTGTATAGTGACTCAAAAAACAACTTCAGCTCCAAATTTTGCCCTGAAGTTGTTCAAAAAGCGATTTTAACCGACTTCAGGAAGAAAAAATCAGCTGAAGTTGTTTAAAAAGCAGTTTTAACCGACTTCAGCTAAAAAATAGCAACTGAAGTTGTTTTTTTAAGACTAACTACAAAAAATCCCCTACTCAGAAACCTGAATAGGGGAGACATTCTTATAAACTAAAGTAATTTTCTAGATAAAGGGCTAGGCCGTCCTCGTCATTGGTAAAAGCAGTGACATCATTGGCAACAGAGCGAAGACGATCAATACCGTTCTTCATCATAACGCCATGACCGGCATAATCAAGCATTTCAAAGTCGTTATCTTCGTCACCAAAAGCAAGAATATCTTGGCGATTAATGTTATAGTAGCTCGCCACTCGGTCAACGCCGATTGCTTTTTGGATGCCAGGAGCAACGATTTCCAAGCAGGGTAGTGAACCACCCCAAGTGCGCACCGATAAGGTTTCGCTACCATATTCATCTAACAAACGTTGACGGATAGCTTCTTGTCTTGCTTCGTCAATATAAAGATTTAATGATGTTGGATTGCCATCCAATTTGGTTTGGCTTGTGACAAGGGTAGATAGGGTATTTTCTGGGAAAAATTCACTCGGCGGAATTTTAACAGTTGAAGAATAAAGTGTTTCTTGACCTTCAATTGTTAGCCAGTTATAGCCTAAATCATCTTGCTTTGCCAAAATATCCATAACTAAGTTAGAATCAATTGTTTTGTGGTAATAGCTCGACCAATTTTTACTGCCTGGCATATGGCAAAGCGCGCCGTTAAAATTGACCATAGGGGATTTCAACCCTAATTCTGAATAGAGATGCTTACTATTACGATATGGACGACCAGTTGCAATTAAAATGTGATGACCATCTTCTTGCAGAAGCTGGAGTGTTTGAACCGTTTTTTGAGATAACAATGATTGATTGTTGAGGGTTGTCCCATCTAAATCAATCGCAATAAGTTTTTTATTCATTTTGTTAAAAGTTTCCTTTCGTGTACTGGAATTTGTCATCTTATGTTACACTAAATACTAAGAAATAGCTATAGAATTCGCTTATATCAGGAGGAAGCCATGATTTCAATAGAAAGAAAAGTCATTAACCAATTACCCATAATAGAAATGGTCGACTATAAACTGAAAGAAGAAAAATGCCCGCTGGTCGTTTTTTTTCACGGTATTACTGGACAAAAAGAAAAAAGTTTAGAAGCCGGCTATGAACTTGCACAAAAAGGTTTCCGTGTCATCTTGCCGGATGCTTTTTTACATGGCGAGCGAAAAAATGAATACTACGATGGTCCAAAAGAAATGGAGTTTTGGTCGATTATTCATCATAATGTAGAAGAATTGCCGGTTCTGGTTGATTACTATCAAGCTCGTGATCTCATTTATAAGGGTAAAATTTCAGTAGCAGGACTCTCAATGGGCGGCATTACAACCTGCATAGCTCTTGCTAAGTATCCTTGGATTTACTCAGCTGCATCATTGATGGGAAATCCAGATCCGATTGGCTTTACAAAATGGTTAGTAACCTCATCTTGGGTTGAAGGAATGCCTGATATAAAAACCGTTGATATTGAATCGGCAATGGCAGCATTCAAACCATTCAGCTTACAAGAACATCCTGAAAAAATAGCAGGACGTCCGTTTTACATTTGGCACGGTAAGGAAGATAATAGTGTGCCGTTTAGTCAAACAGAAGCCTTCGTTTCTATGGTTAAAGGTAAATCATTTGCCATTCAAATGGAATACGATTACTACGAAGGACATGGTCATAAAGTACCGAATGATGTCTTTGTGAAAACAGCGCAATTTTTAGCCTTGCAATAGAGGATTGAAAAACACTTGCAAACTTGCTATGATAAATCAAACCCTTCGTAAAGGAGTGAACAAACTATGTCAGAAAATTATACGCTAGAAGAA
This genomic interval from Jeotgalibaca arthritidis contains the following:
- a CDS encoding alpha/beta fold hydrolase — protein: MISIERKVINQLPIIEMVDYKLKEEKCPLVVFFHGITGQKEKSLEAGYELAQKGFRVILPDAFLHGERKNEYYDGPKEMEFWSIIHHNVEELPVLVDYYQARDLIYKGKISVAGLSMGGITTCIALAKYPWIYSAASLMGNPDPIGFTKWLVTSSWVEGMPDIKTVDIESAMAAFKPFSLQEHPEKIAGRPFYIWHGKEDNSVPFSQTEAFVSMVKGKSFAIQMEYDYYEGHGHKVPNDVFVKTAQFLALQ
- a CDS encoding NADPH-dependent F420 reductase — translated: MTAITIFGKGNMGTVIGQNFEDAGNQVNFINSNSEVDQIGDIVVFAVPYGAVEGIISKNKDKFAGKIIIDITNPVDFETFDGLVVDADSSAAQVIATALPEAAVVKGFNTNFGGTLAAKKVADSHQTTVLLASDDAEAKETVTKALEGSCLAVIDAGALKRARELEAIGFLQISLAAAEKISWTGGFGVFK
- the rplS gene encoding 50S ribosomal protein L19, whose product is MNLIESITQEQLRNDIPDFRPGDTVRVHARVVEGTRERIQLFEGVVIKRRGQGISETYTVRKMSNGVGVERTFPIHTPRVAQIEVVRHGKVRRAKLYYLRALHGKAARIAERRR
- a CDS encoding OsmC family protein; translated protein: MTLTGSQEDWTLKRDKGYSPVQSLVAAAAACGAYVYQEVLENSKVAFEFEKVIASYTRDTEDRVGPIDSISLTFYLKVTEDQQDKAIRCLKLVSRNCPVIQSLDPKIKVIETAEFI
- the rimM gene encoding ribosome maturation factor RimM (Essential for efficient processing of 16S rRNA) encodes the protein MENYLAVGKIVNTQGLKGEVRVISVTDFANERYKKGSLLTIFQDGKETGKVTVKSHRKHKNFDLLTFENHPRIEDVEIYKGSELKVSKEHIQELEGEDYYYHQIIGLSVVTDEGEELGEIKEILSPGANDVWVVKGKAKKDILLPYIDDVVKEVNLEEGRVVVSIMEGLLD
- a CDS encoding Cof-type HAD-IIB family hydrolase — encoded protein: MNKKLIAIDLDGTTLNNQSLLSQKTVQTLQLLQEDGHHILIATGRPYRNSKHLYSELGLKSPMVNFNGALCHMPGSKNWSSYYHKTIDSNLVMDILAKQDDLGYNWLTIEGQETLYSSTVKIPPSEFFPENTLSTLVTSQTKLDGNPTSLNLYIDEARQEAIRQRLLDEYGSETLSVRTWGGSLPCLEIVAPGIQKAIGVDRVASYYNINRQDILAFGDEDNDFEMLDYAGHGVMMKNGIDRLRSVANDVTAFTNDEDGLALYLENYFSL
- the trmD gene encoding tRNA (guanosine(37)-N1)-methyltransferase TrmD is translated as MRIDILTLFPTMFEGPLSESIIGKAIEKDLLSIETTNFRDFSDNKHNMVDDYPFGGGAGMLLKAQPIVDSIDAIKEAYPETKKRIILMDPAGQTYNQALAEELAQEEHLVFICGHYEGFDERIKAHVTDEISIGDFILTGGELGAMVIVDSVVRLLPEALGNTLSNQTDSFSTGLLEHPQYTRPRDFRGDEVPEVLFSGNHAKIAEWQEKASLRKTLERRPDLLEEIILTKQQEKWLQEIKAEMDQL
- a CDS encoding winged helix-turn-helix transcriptional regulator; the protein is MLTKEELPSCPVAKTVELIGNKWKLLILRELLKETKRFGELHKAVEGISQKVLTDNLKKMEADGIVERIVYPEVPPRVEYKLTTLGESLRMIIDEMNRWGETYLKEIK